In a genomic window of Gemmatimonadota bacterium:
- a CDS encoding CoA transferase, with product MARLLDGVRVLDFGRYIAGPWCAALLGDLGAEVIRIEKRRGGEDRYLVPVSSEGEGALFLQVGRNKLGMTLDPVTEEGREIVRRLVATADVVVVNLPPSGLRAMGLDYESVRGIRPDVILTTVTAFGTGGPASDRVGFDGVAQAQSGAMHLSGPPDRPMKAAVPFADFGTATLAAFGTVAALWHRERTGEGQHVDASLLATALSYTNASLIEQAVKETDRVGSENRGQNAGPSDTFATQDGWILVQCVGDPLFQRWCGLIGEESWSRDPRFRDDQARGDNGELLSARMAVWCAERTTEAALAELDRARVPAARVLAPKETLEDEHIQAMRFFRDIPYPGMQRPAPVSETPVRFSTMEAGVRVRAPSLGEHTDRILVGLGYGEEEIRAFRSKGVI from the coding sequence ATGGCGCGACTTCTCGACGGAGTCCGGGTCCTGGACTTCGGGCGGTACATCGCGGGTCCCTGGTGCGCGGCACTCCTCGGGGACCTGGGGGCGGAGGTGATCCGGATCGAAAAACGGAGGGGAGGCGAGGACCGCTATCTCGTGCCCGTGTCCTCGGAAGGTGAAGGGGCATTGTTCCTCCAGGTGGGAAGAAACAAGCTCGGGATGACGCTCGACCCCGTGACGGAGGAAGGCCGGGAGATCGTGCGGCGCCTCGTTGCGACGGCGGACGTGGTTGTCGTCAATCTTCCCCCGTCCGGGCTCCGCGCGATGGGGCTGGACTACGAGTCGGTCCGCGGGATTCGCCCCGACGTCATCCTGACGACGGTCACAGCGTTCGGGACCGGCGGCCCGGCGAGCGACCGGGTCGGTTTCGACGGGGTCGCGCAGGCGCAGTCGGGCGCCATGCACCTGAGCGGCCCCCCGGACCGGCCGATGAAGGCGGCGGTCCCCTTCGCGGATTTCGGGACCGCCACGCTCGCCGCCTTCGGGACCGTGGCCGCGCTCTGGCATCGCGAGCGGACGGGAGAGGGGCAACATGTGGACGCATCCCTCCTCGCGACCGCGCTCAGCTACACGAACGCGAGCTTGATCGAGCAGGCCGTGAAAGAGACCGACCGGGTCGGGAGCGAAAACAGGGGACAAAACGCAGGTCCGTCGGATACCTTCGCGACCCAGGACGGATGGATCCTCGTCCAGTGCGTCGGGGACCCGCTCTTCCAGCGCTGGTGCGGGCTCATCGGGGAGGAAAGCTGGTCTCGGGACCCGCGGTTCCGCGACGACCAGGCGCGGGGCGACAATGGGGAGCTGCTTAGCGCGCGCATGGCGGTGTGGTGCGCCGAGCGGACGACCGAAGCGGCACTCGCTGAGCTCGACCGGGCTCGCGTGCCCGCAGCCCGCGTCCTCGCTCCCAAAGAGACGCTGGAAGACGAACACATCCAGGCGATGCGGTTCTTCCGGGATATTCCCTATCCCGGGATGCAGCGCCCGGCACCGGTATCCGAAACCCCCGTTCGCTTTTCGACCATGGAGGCAGGCGTGCGCGTGCGAGCACCGAGCCTCGGCGAGCACACGGACCGAATCCTCGTCGGGCTGGGGTACGGGGAGGAAGAGATCCGGGCCTTCCGCTCGAAAGGCGTGATATGA
- a CDS encoding M28 family peptidase, with the protein MRSHITLSTRTTLLVTFIGAIGAVPLTAQGPGGGAPWFGLSLPSGLGNPHVPVVAIPADLPLPAPLVPAAEEARPELAGVRIVADVETITGFSRASRAVGNRLWGRIAGFPSLTDTMEWVAEQFRAAGLRDVQVQTFEASAGMWWPREWEVSLSGDGRFGDGTVDLVLESAFPTGGSEIPDGAISAPLVFAGAITEAVILSGDVLRGRIAVQSVRPAGGVYSERGGTVERARALFEAGAVAVLNVVEQTGNMHVRDFGNCGGPCFNLGTADGAFLIAAIEEAARRGIEPGIAATLSLSAQTLEGLTAENAVGILEGESDEVVIVNAHADGWFDGAGDNGDGLAVLLALARHFASQDARPPRTLIFVASAGHHGSGLNGPSNFVRMNPEIGERAVLALNLEHVSQLEIRPGDWRVEATEQPMGFGISNEAPFIADTALRGMERTGFNLRPTFGSGVPGDLGGYAPLGVPRVQAIHSGPMYHTSGDVLGTISVPGLERAARFFAFFIEELANAPRAALDP; encoded by the coding sequence ATGAGAAGCCACATCACCCTCTCCACGCGGACCACCCTTCTCGTGACCTTCATTGGTGCGATCGGCGCGGTGCCCCTGACAGCTCAGGGACCGGGCGGCGGGGCTCCGTGGTTCGGATTGTCCCTTCCTTCGGGGCTCGGAAACCCGCACGTCCCCGTCGTCGCGATTCCGGCCGATCTTCCGCTTCCCGCGCCCCTCGTCCCCGCCGCAGAAGAGGCTCGACCGGAGCTCGCGGGAGTGCGCATCGTCGCCGATGTCGAGACAATCACCGGATTTTCCCGCGCGAGCCGCGCGGTCGGGAATCGCCTCTGGGGGCGGATTGCGGGGTTCCCTTCCCTCACGGACACGATGGAATGGGTGGCCGAGCAGTTTCGGGCAGCTGGACTCCGCGACGTCCAGGTCCAGACCTTCGAGGCGAGCGCCGGAATGTGGTGGCCCCGCGAGTGGGAGGTGAGCCTTTCGGGGGATGGGCGTTTCGGGGATGGAACGGTCGACCTCGTCCTCGAGTCGGCATTCCCGACCGGCGGATCCGAAATCCCGGATGGGGCTATTTCCGCGCCCCTCGTCTTCGCCGGGGCGATCACGGAAGCCGTGATACTGTCCGGCGATGTCCTTCGGGGGAGAATCGCAGTGCAGTCGGTCCGGCCGGCGGGGGGGGTGTATTCGGAGCGTGGCGGCACCGTCGAGCGGGCCCGCGCCCTTTTCGAGGCGGGCGCCGTCGCCGTGCTCAACGTGGTCGAGCAGACGGGGAACATGCATGTGCGGGACTTCGGCAACTGCGGCGGCCCCTGCTTCAACCTGGGCACCGCCGATGGCGCGTTCCTGATCGCCGCGATCGAGGAAGCGGCGCGGCGAGGGATCGAGCCCGGGATCGCCGCGACGCTCTCCCTCAGCGCGCAGACGCTCGAGGGGCTGACCGCCGAGAACGCGGTCGGCATCCTCGAAGGCGAAAGCGACGAGGTCGTGATCGTGAACGCGCACGCGGACGGCTGGTTCGACGGCGCGGGGGACAATGGAGACGGTCTCGCGGTTCTCCTCGCGCTGGCGCGCCACTTCGCTTCGCAGGATGCGCGGCCGCCCCGGACCCTCATCTTCGTCGCGAGCGCGGGGCATCACGGAAGCGGGCTAAACGGACCTTCGAACTTCGTGCGGATGAATCCCGAAATCGGTGAACGTGCGGTCCTCGCGCTCAATCTCGAGCATGTCTCGCAACTCGAGATTCGCCCCGGCGACTGGCGCGTCGAAGCGACCGAGCAGCCGATGGGATTCGGGATCAGCAACGAGGCGCCCTTCATCGCCGACACCGCCCTCCGCGGCATGGAGCGGACCGGCTTCAACCTCCGGCCCACCTTCGGCTCCGGCGTGCCGGGGGACCTGGGCGGGTACGCCCCCCTTGGGGTCCCTCGTGTGCAGGCGATCCACTCGGGCCCGATGTACCACACCAGCGGTGACGTTCTGGGCACGATTTCCGTCCCGGGACTAGAGCGGGCGGCTCGTTTCTTCGCCTTTTTCATCGAGGAACTAGCGAATGCCCCCCGCGCCGCTCTCGATCCGTGA
- a CDS encoding NADP-dependent oxidoreductase — protein sequence MIRGREVRLRRRPVGMPVPEDFSIVEAEIGDPGPGEVVVQNLFLSVDPYMRGRMSDQKSYAPPYEVGKVMTGGAVGRVVASRDDQFAEGDLVVSAFGWREAFCAPGDRLRAIGEMVASPSAYLGVLGMPGMTAYVGLFEIAELKDGETVLVSGAAGAVGSVAGQIARLKGCRVLGSAGGPDKVRHLTDELGFDFAFDYREGKLSDHLREGAPDGLDVYFDNVGGKLLEAAIGQMRVFGRIALCGSISRYNDTELTPGPANLSRAVGWCLTLRGFLVSRYEHVRERFLADMSEWLRTGRIAVRETIVEGIEAAPEAFIGLFTGANLGKMVVKVDDAE from the coding sequence ATGATCCGCGGCCGGGAAGTGCGCCTGCGCCGGCGGCCCGTCGGGATGCCGGTGCCCGAGGACTTTTCGATCGTCGAGGCCGAGATCGGGGATCCGGGGCCGGGCGAGGTCGTCGTCCAGAATCTCTTCCTCAGCGTGGACCCGTACATGCGGGGGCGCATGTCGGACCAGAAGTCGTACGCGCCGCCGTACGAGGTGGGGAAAGTGATGACGGGGGGTGCCGTGGGGCGGGTCGTGGCTTCCCGAGACGACCAATTCGCCGAGGGAGATCTCGTCGTAAGCGCCTTCGGCTGGCGCGAGGCGTTCTGCGCGCCGGGGGATCGGCTTCGCGCCATCGGGGAAATGGTCGCCTCCCCTTCGGCGTACCTGGGCGTCCTCGGGATGCCGGGGATGACGGCATACGTGGGGCTCTTCGAAATCGCGGAGCTGAAGGACGGAGAGACCGTCCTCGTCTCCGGCGCCGCGGGGGCCGTCGGAAGTGTGGCGGGCCAGATCGCCCGGCTCAAAGGGTGCCGGGTGCTCGGGAGTGCCGGGGGACCGGACAAGGTCCGCCACCTCACGGACGAGCTGGGATTCGACTTCGCCTTCGACTACCGCGAGGGCAAGCTCTCGGACCACCTTCGGGAGGGCGCCCCCGACGGGCTCGACGTCTATTTCGACAATGTCGGAGGGAAGCTTCTCGAAGCCGCCATCGGTCAGATGCGGGTCTTCGGGAGAATCGCGCTCTGCGGCTCGATCTCCCGGTATAACGACACCGAGCTCACACCGGGTCCGGCGAACCTTTCCCGGGCGGTCGGGTGGTGCCTCACGCTCCGCGGGTTTCTCGTTTCGAGATACGAACATGTTCGCGAGCGATTCCTCGCCGACATGTCCGAATGGTTGCGGACGGGGCGGATCGCGGTGCGGGAGACGATCGTGGAAGGGATCGAAGCCGCGCCGGAGGCCTTCATCGGCCTCTTCACCGGGGCGAACCTCGGCAAGATGGTCGTGAAGGTGGACGACGCGGAGTGA
- a CDS encoding aldehyde dehydrogenase family protein: MATKAAELGIPEVARRFLDGKAKRLFIGGEWVEAADGRTFETPNPATGETLAEVAFGGKEDVDRAVQAARKAFDDGSWTGLHPKDREAILRRLADLMAENVEELATLEVLDNGKPMRMARAEAAAAAEYVRYYAGWPTKITGDVLPSAPTHHKYVRREPVGVCGQIIPWNFPLIMVTWKVAPALACGNTVVLKPAEQTPVNALRFAELATEAGVPAGVLNVVTGDGTTGAAVVAHPGVDKIAFTGSTEVGKKVMAAAAGTVKRVSLELGGKSPNIVFADANLEKAVPASMMGVFANSGQICTAGTRLFLERRIHDEFVERLTAFAGKLKVGPGLEEGVQLGPVVSEEQQSRIREYLETGPEEGATAALGGHVKEGPGYFIEPTIFTGVNNDMRIAREEIFGPVVSVIPFEDAESAVQLGNETEYGLAAGIWTQDISKAHRVAAALRAGIVWVNTYGEFDAMTPFGGFKSSGYGRELGEASLELYTQRKSVVIRL, from the coding sequence ATGGCGACGAAGGCGGCGGAGCTCGGCATTCCAGAGGTGGCGAGGAGATTCCTCGACGGCAAGGCGAAGCGCCTCTTCATCGGGGGCGAGTGGGTCGAAGCCGCCGACGGGAGAACGTTCGAGACTCCGAATCCCGCGACGGGGGAGACGCTGGCGGAGGTCGCCTTCGGAGGCAAGGAAGACGTGGATCGCGCCGTGCAGGCCGCGCGGAAGGCGTTCGACGACGGGAGCTGGACCGGGCTCCATCCGAAGGATCGGGAAGCGATCCTGCGCCGCCTCGCGGATCTGATGGCGGAAAACGTCGAGGAGCTGGCGACCCTGGAAGTGCTGGACAACGGGAAGCCGATGCGGATGGCCCGCGCCGAGGCGGCGGCGGCGGCCGAATATGTGCGGTATTACGCGGGGTGGCCGACGAAGATCACGGGAGACGTCCTTCCGTCCGCGCCGACCCACCACAAGTACGTGCGGCGCGAGCCGGTCGGGGTCTGCGGGCAGATCATCCCCTGGAACTTCCCGCTGATCATGGTCACGTGGAAGGTCGCGCCCGCGCTCGCCTGCGGGAACACGGTCGTGTTGAAGCCCGCGGAGCAGACGCCGGTCAATGCGCTTCGTTTCGCGGAGCTCGCCACCGAGGCCGGCGTCCCCGCCGGGGTCCTGAACGTGGTCACCGGGGACGGGACGACCGGCGCGGCGGTCGTCGCCCACCCCGGGGTGGACAAGATCGCCTTCACGGGCTCGACCGAGGTGGGAAAGAAGGTCATGGCGGCGGCGGCGGGGACGGTGAAACGCGTCTCCCTGGAGCTCGGCGGGAAGAGCCCCAACATCGTCTTCGCCGACGCGAACCTGGAGAAGGCGGTCCCGGCGTCAATGATGGGCGTCTTCGCCAACTCCGGCCAGATCTGCACCGCGGGGACGCGCCTCTTCCTGGAGCGCCGGATCCATGATGAGTTCGTAGAGCGCCTCACGGCCTTCGCGGGAAAGCTCAAGGTCGGACCCGGGCTCGAGGAGGGGGTGCAGCTGGGTCCCGTCGTCTCCGAAGAGCAACAGAGCCGGATCCGAGAGTATCTCGAGACCGGGCCCGAGGAGGGCGCGACCGCGGCGCTCGGCGGTCATGTGAAAGAGGGACCAGGCTACTTCATCGAACCCACGATCTTCACCGGCGTCAACAACGACATGCGCATCGCGCGCGAAGAGATCTTCGGACCGGTCGTGTCCGTGATCCCCTTCGAGGATGCGGAGTCGGCGGTGCAGCTCGGCAACGAGACCGAATACGGCCTGGCCGCCGGAATCTGGACGCAGGACATCTCGAAGGCGCACCGCGTGGCGGCTGCGCTGCGCGCGGGGATCGTCTGGGTGAACACTTATGGAGAGTTCGACGCGATGACGCCCTTCGGGGGCTTCAAGTCGTCAGGGTACGGACGCGAGCTGGGCGAGGCGTCCCTCGAGCTCTACACCCAACGGAAGTCGGTCGTCATCCGCCTCTGA
- a CDS encoding pyridoxal phosphate-dependent aminotransferase: MARLGTETAFEALARAKALMAQGRSIVNLGIGEPDLDTPDHIVAAAKDALDRGFTHYTPAAGLPEVRACIAADMGKRLGFPISPERIVVTPGAKPILFFTILALCEEGDEAIYPNPGFPIYESMIRFTGATPVPMRLRESLGFNPDPDEIRGLFSSKTRLVVLNSPGNPCGNVIPEGTLALVAELAAETGAVVLSDEIYKDFLYGGEHLSVTRFPGMPEATVVLDGLSKSYAMTGWRVGYAVLPEALVEPVARLMTNSVSCTAAFSQMATIAALTGPEEPVRTMVAEFHARRNLVVAGLNRIRGIICSEPGGAFYVFPNVKGTGMSSAEFERRILNEAGVSLLAGTSFGEFGERYARISFAASQEDLREALRRMEGLLGSSSSKAAN; encoded by the coding sequence ATGGCGAGACTCGGCACGGAAACCGCCTTCGAGGCCCTGGCGCGCGCCAAGGCGCTGATGGCCCAGGGGCGCTCGATCGTCAATCTCGGGATCGGGGAGCCCGACCTCGACACTCCGGATCACATCGTTGCGGCCGCGAAAGACGCTCTCGATCGCGGATTCACGCACTACACGCCGGCAGCAGGGCTCCCCGAGGTGCGCGCCTGCATCGCGGCCGACATGGGGAAGCGTCTGGGCTTCCCCATTTCACCGGAGCGCATCGTCGTCACACCCGGCGCGAAACCCATTCTCTTCTTCACGATTCTCGCGCTGTGCGAAGAAGGCGATGAGGCGATCTATCCGAACCCGGGATTCCCGATCTACGAATCCATGATTCGCTTCACCGGTGCGACGCCGGTCCCGATGCGGCTCCGCGAATCGCTCGGCTTCAACCCCGATCCGGACGAGATTCGAGGTCTTTTTTCTTCGAAGACGCGGCTCGTCGTCCTCAACTCGCCCGGCAACCCATGTGGAAACGTGATCCCGGAGGGGACGCTCGCGCTGGTGGCCGAGCTCGCGGCCGAGACGGGAGCGGTCGTCCTCAGCGATGAGATCTACAAGGACTTCTTGTATGGAGGCGAGCACCTCTCCGTCACCCGCTTCCCGGGGATGCCCGAAGCCACCGTCGTCCTGGACGGGCTCTCGAAGAGTTACGCGATGACCGGATGGCGTGTGGGTTATGCGGTTCTTCCCGAGGCACTCGTCGAGCCGGTCGCACGGCTGATGACGAACAGCGTCTCCTGCACCGCCGCCTTCTCCCAGATGGCGACGATCGCCGCGCTGACCGGACCGGAGGAGCCGGTCCGCACGATGGTGGCGGAATTCCACGCGCGTCGGAACCTCGTCGTCGCGGGGCTCAACCGGATTCGTGGGATTATCTGCTCGGAGCCCGGTGGAGCCTTCTACGTCTTTCCGAACGTCAAGGGTACCGGGATGTCGAGCGCGGAGTTCGAGCGCCGGATCCTGAACGAGGCGGGGGTGTCGCTCCTGGCCGGGACTTCGTTCGGGGAGTTCGGTGAGCGGTACGCGCGTATCTCCTTCGCCGCTTCGCAGGAAGACTTGCGGGAAGCGCTTCGAAGGATGGAAGGGCTGTTGGGGAGCTCGAGCTCGAAGGCCGCGAACTAG
- a CDS encoding pyruvate dehydrogenase has product MTSTLIESTETAEFPRTLDRVQRRVLWLAVSIVHHANKVRPNFSGVKVGGHQASSSSMVSMMSALYFAHLRAEDRVSVKPHAAPVLHAIQYLLGNLDRRYLTELRAFGGLQSYPSRVKDPFPVDFSTGSVGIGATGTIWSALAHRYVADHFDVPPSGRQIALVGDAELDEGACWEAIVDPMVPRLGEVLWVIDINRQSLDRVVPEMATGRIEGMFEAAGWHCVTVKYGALLTEIFLRPGGEALRHRIDGMANEEYQRLLRSDATELRDRVPGDGPGRAEVRRVLAGLDDDELVAAIRDLGGHDLGALVRAYREADSVSDRPSVVFAYTVKGWRLPIQGHPGNHSALLRTRQWEELGRELGADPADPWRPFDEGSGEARLCVEAAERLRREERRMRPVPAIPRDLGRNHHGMASTQQAFGRFFSDLAREAPEVSGHVVTVSPDVASSTNLGGWINRVGIWSVRERFDWFADDAERLVKWREGMRGQHIELGIAEMNMTGLLVELGLTWARDGQPLLPVGTLYDPFVTRTLEPWAFGLYAGGQSILVGTPSGVTLAPEGGAHQSVITPSIGLEQPGCIAWEPAFGQEVEWAFLAALGKLGRPGGTSAYFRLSTRPVEQELAAIPEDEERREERRRHVLSGGYRLRESASPPRVTLVGVGSILPEVIAAAEELEEGGVPTDVVCLTSPDLVFRALRARQGFGTEDTAILDALFPADRVAPLVTVHDGHPHTLAFLGAVRAVPIVSLGVTGFGQSGDLKDLYRHFGLDADTIVGAALDLVDA; this is encoded by the coding sequence ATGACCAGTACGCTCATCGAGTCGACCGAGACCGCCGAGTTCCCGCGGACGCTCGACCGGGTCCAGCGTCGCGTCCTCTGGCTCGCGGTGAGCATCGTCCACCACGCCAACAAGGTCCGGCCGAATTTCTCGGGCGTGAAGGTGGGGGGGCATCAGGCCTCCTCCTCCTCGATGGTGAGCATGATGTCCGCGCTGTATTTCGCGCATCTTCGAGCGGAGGACCGCGTGTCGGTGAAGCCGCACGCGGCGCCCGTGCTCCACGCGATCCAATACCTTCTGGGAAATCTCGATCGGCGGTACCTCACCGAGCTCCGTGCATTCGGGGGGCTCCAGAGTTACCCGAGCCGCGTGAAGGATCCTTTCCCCGTGGACTTTTCGACCGGGTCGGTGGGGATCGGTGCGACCGGGACGATCTGGAGCGCACTTGCGCATCGTTACGTCGCGGATCACTTCGACGTCCCGCCGAGCGGTCGCCAGATCGCCCTCGTGGGGGACGCCGAGCTCGACGAAGGGGCCTGTTGGGAGGCCATCGTGGATCCGATGGTCCCCCGCCTCGGCGAGGTCCTTTGGGTCATTGATATCAACCGGCAATCCCTGGATCGCGTCGTTCCGGAGATGGCTACCGGGCGCATCGAAGGGATGTTTGAAGCGGCGGGTTGGCACTGCGTGACCGTGAAGTACGGGGCGCTCCTCACGGAGATCTTCCTTCGTCCCGGGGGGGAGGCTCTGCGCCACCGTATAGACGGGATGGCGAACGAGGAGTACCAGCGTCTCCTCCGATCCGACGCCACGGAGCTGCGCGACCGCGTTCCCGGCGACGGTCCCGGGCGCGCGGAAGTTCGGCGGGTGCTCGCCGGGCTCGACGACGACGAGCTCGTAGCCGCGATCCGCGACCTGGGAGGTCACGATCTGGGCGCGCTGGTGCGCGCCTATCGCGAAGCGGACTCGGTGTCGGATCGCCCCTCCGTCGTCTTCGCCTACACCGTGAAGGGGTGGCGCCTCCCGATTCAGGGGCACCCTGGAAACCATTCGGCCCTGCTGAGGACCCGGCAGTGGGAGGAGCTGGGGCGCGAGCTCGGGGCCGACCCCGCCGACCCCTGGCGCCCCTTCGACGAGGGGAGTGGAGAGGCTCGCCTCTGCGTGGAGGCGGCCGAACGGCTGCGGCGGGAAGAGCGGCGGATGAGACCGGTTCCGGCGATCCCGCGCGATCTGGGGCGAAACCACCACGGGATGGCCTCGACCCAGCAGGCCTTCGGGCGCTTCTTCAGCGATCTCGCGCGAGAGGCACCCGAAGTGTCCGGGCACGTGGTGACCGTGAGCCCCGACGTCGCCTCCTCCACGAATCTCGGAGGGTGGATCAACCGCGTGGGCATCTGGAGCGTCCGTGAGCGATTCGATTGGTTCGCCGACGACGCGGAGCGGCTCGTGAAGTGGCGCGAGGGGATGCGCGGCCAGCACATCGAGCTCGGGATCGCCGAGATGAACATGACGGGGCTCCTCGTGGAGCTCGGGCTGACCTGGGCGCGGGATGGCCAGCCGCTCCTTCCCGTGGGGACGCTCTATGACCCCTTCGTGACCCGGACGCTGGAGCCCTGGGCCTTCGGTCTCTACGCGGGCGGGCAGTCCATCCTGGTGGGGACCCCTTCGGGCGTCACCCTGGCACCCGAGGGAGGCGCCCACCAGTCCGTCATCACGCCCTCCATCGGGCTCGAACAGCCGGGGTGCATCGCCTGGGAGCCGGCCTTCGGACAGGAGGTGGAGTGGGCCTTCCTCGCCGCCCTTGGCAAGTTGGGCCGCCCCGGCGGTACCTCCGCCTACTTCCGCCTCTCCACGCGTCCGGTCGAGCAGGAGCTCGCCGCCATCCCGGAGGATGAGGAACGACGCGAAGAGCGCCGGCGCCACGTTCTCTCGGGAGGGTACCGCCTCCGCGAATCGGCTTCCCCCCCGCGCGTGACTCTCGTCGGAGTAGGGTCGATCCTCCCGGAAGTGATCGCGGCCGCGGAGGAGCTCGAAGAAGGAGGCGTCCCGACGGACGTCGTCTGCCTCACCTCTCCGGATCTCGTCTTCCGGGCGCTCCGGGCGCGCCAGGGATTCGGGACCGAGGACACGGCGATCCTCGACGCCCTGTTTCCGGCCGACCGAGTCGCTCCCCTAGTGACCGTCCACGACGGGCACCCACACACCCTCGCCTTCCTCGGCGCGGTGCGGGCGGTGCCAATCGTGAGCCTCGGGGTGACCGGCTTCGGCCAGTCGGGCGACCTGAAGGATCTCTACCGGCACTTCGGGCTCGACGCCGACACGATCGTAGGCGCCGCACTCGACCTGGTGGACGCCTAG
- a CDS encoding DUF6351 family protein — translation MHFADSPIRNPIVLAMFAAATWGLAACGGGGSGETTLRTVPTPADYVSGGETLVLLEAPGGADLEDFEITLNGGDVRSAFRPAPSDRLGRESHAFLGLVEGLAEGTNTITATRRGVEVASLSITNYPIEGPIFSGEHLQPYLCLNDLSPGGNGEPRRFSLGNDETLGGPAQDASCSYPTRVDYLYRAAGENGSPSPLASPASLPANVDLVVTSLGDTVPFMVRLETGTINRAIYQFAALVDPANPEPDPWNPPVGWNGRLIYTFGGGCEAGFFQGTATGGVLRADLLASGYAVASSTLNVNSQGGCNDPLSAETTMMVKERFAETFGPPLYTIGNGGSGGAMQQLLIAGAYPGILDGILPTLTFPDAITNFIDATECSHLLRPYLNETALDEETKRVIGGWAVWATCDRSLAARPNRVAPYDCPAVIPESQAYDPATNPTGIRCSIYDGMRNVFGTRMYPEIEPTPVSEFARSPHDNVGVQYGLMALNAGRISNEVFLDLNERVGGWDIDGRWRPERTTADPDALRIAYETGRVTSGTGGLAITPVIEERAYRDFTGDFHTSYYSFVTRARLIRDNGHADNYIMIRRGGTPSPSSLEMMDAWLKNLALDESADPQITRIMRAKPPELLESCWDEEGVQMVEPQTFDEGSLFNNTAGRCNALFPPHTGPRMVAGGPLANDILKCQLKPLDRADYGALFTDEEWARLGRIFLEGVCDWSKPGVGQVPQVGTWLSYGPSPVNRY, via the coding sequence ATGCACTTCGCCGATTCGCCCATTCGCAATCCCATCGTTCTGGCCATGTTCGCCGCCGCCACTTGGGGACTGGCCGCTTGCGGCGGGGGCGGAAGCGGAGAAACGACGCTCCGCACGGTCCCCACGCCCGCCGACTACGTGAGCGGAGGAGAGACGCTCGTCCTGCTCGAGGCGCCAGGGGGAGCGGACCTCGAAGACTTCGAGATCACCCTGAACGGGGGCGACGTGCGATCCGCGTTTCGCCCGGCCCCGTCCGACCGCCTCGGCCGGGAGAGTCATGCCTTCCTTGGGCTCGTCGAGGGGCTGGCCGAGGGCACGAATACGATCACCGCGACGAGGCGTGGCGTCGAAGTGGCCTCGCTCTCGATCACGAACTACCCGATCGAGGGGCCGATCTTCTCCGGAGAGCACCTCCAACCCTACCTATGTCTGAACGACCTTTCACCGGGGGGAAATGGTGAGCCCCGCCGATTCTCCCTCGGGAACGACGAGACCCTCGGCGGCCCGGCACAGGACGCGAGCTGCTCCTATCCCACACGTGTGGACTATCTCTATCGTGCGGCCGGCGAGAACGGTTCGCCTTCGCCGCTGGCGAGCCCGGCCTCCCTCCCCGCAAATGTAGATCTCGTCGTGACCTCTCTCGGCGATACGGTCCCCTTCATGGTTCGACTCGAGACAGGGACGATCAACCGGGCGATCTACCAGTTCGCGGCGCTGGTGGATCCGGCGAACCCCGAGCCCGATCCCTGGAATCCGCCTGTGGGGTGGAACGGGCGGCTCATCTACACCTTCGGCGGCGGGTGCGAAGCGGGATTCTTCCAGGGGACTGCGACGGGCGGCGTCCTTCGGGCAGACCTCCTCGCCTCCGGATACGCCGTCGCATCCTCGACCCTGAACGTGAACTCGCAGGGGGGCTGCAATGATCCCCTTTCGGCGGAGACCACGATGATGGTGAAGGAGCGCTTCGCGGAGACTTTTGGGCCGCCGCTCTATACGATCGGAAACGGAGGATCCGGCGGCGCGATGCAGCAACTCCTGATCGCGGGCGCCTACCCCGGAATCCTCGACGGAATTCTTCCCACGCTCACATTCCCGGACGCAATCACCAACTTCATTGATGCCACGGAGTGCAGCCACCTCCTTCGACCCTATCTGAACGAAACGGCGCTCGACGAGGAAACGAAGCGCGTGATCGGAGGGTGGGCGGTCTGGGCGACCTGCGACCGGTCTCTCGCGGCGCGCCCGAACCGTGTGGCGCCCTACGACTGTCCGGCGGTCATTCCCGAGTCGCAGGCCTACGATCCGGCCACGAATCCCACCGGGATCCGCTGCTCGATCTACGACGGGATGCGAAACGTCTTCGGAACGCGGATGTATCCGGAGATCGAGCCGACGCCCGTCTCCGAGTTCGCGAGAAGCCCGCACGACAACGTCGGAGTGCAGTACGGGCTCATGGCGCTGAACGCCGGACGGATCTCCAACGAGGTCTTCCTCGACCTCAACGAGCGAGTGGGCGGATGGGACATCGACGGCCGCTGGAGGCCGGAGCGGACAACCGCCGACCCCGACGCGCTTCGAATCGCGTACGAGACCGGGCGAGTCACGAGCGGGACGGGCGGGCTCGCCATCACGCCGGTCATCGAGGAACGCGCCTACCGCGATTTCACCGGCGACTTCCACACGAGTTACTACTCGTTCGTGACCCGCGCGCGGCTGATCCGCGACAACGGGCACGCGGACAACTACATCATGATCCGCCGGGGGGGAACGCCCTCTCCGAGCTCCCTCGAGATGATGGATGCCTGGCTCAAGAACCTCGCCCTGGACGAGTCCGCGGATCCCCAGATAACGCGGATCATGCGCGCCAAGCCGCCGGAGCTCCTGGAAAGCTGCTGGGACGAGGAAGGTGTGCAGATGGTGGAACCGCAGACCTTCGACGAGGGAAGCCTCTTCAACAACACCGCAGGGCGATGCAACGCGCTGTTCCCGCCCCACACGGGGCCGCGGATGGTGGCGGGCGGGCCGCTCGCGAACGACATCCTCAAGTGCCAGCTGAAACCACTCGACCGCGCGGATTACGGGGCGCTCTTCACCGACGAAGAATGGGCGCGACTGGGGCGGATCTTCCTGGAGGGGGTGTGCGACTGGTCGAAGCCGGGGGTGGGTCAGGTTCCGCAGGTGGGGACCTGGCTTTCTTATGGTCCGTCCCCGGTCAACCGGTACTGA